A stretch of the Sulfolobus acidocaldarius SUSAZ genome encodes the following:
- a CDS encoding transcriptional regulator codes for MAESPLSIIADDLIPVIRVFVAKKLRERGMTQSRIATLLGVSQPAIKQYLDEDEQEEVNKIRKMGLNEEELYDVVNNVVELLLRNNTKSAMYYITDFGLRVLNELKLCKYHREINNLIPQDCDICKLFYHSSDEEIMDIAISLIQNPIVAPLIPQVLSNIAYAEQNAKNEDDVIAIPGRITRVLGVPTPASKPMRGASKHLSRILLGIIRKRGEIRAVMNIKYDETLKTVFGQLKLKVVYVGPHDYATNEDITKEIVDAFTDDADCVVHLGGKNIEANTYVFGRDPIDVTKKVLNIARKYRELTENE; via the coding sequence GTGGCTGAATCACCATTATCAATCATCGCAGACGATCTCATTCCTGTAATTAGAGTATTCGTAGCTAAAAAACTTAGAGAGAGGGGTATGACACAGTCCAGGATAGCTACACTATTAGGTGTTAGTCAGCCAGCAATAAAGCAATACCTTGATGAGGATGAACAAGAGGAAGTTAACAAGATAAGGAAGATGGGATTAAATGAAGAGGAACTTTATGACGTCGTTAATAATGTAGTTGAACTTCTATTGAGGAATAACACTAAGTCTGCTATGTATTACATAACGGACTTTGGTTTAAGAGTATTAAATGAATTAAAACTGTGTAAATACCATAGAGAAATAAATAATCTAATACCGCAAGACTGTGACATATGCAAATTATTCTATCATAGTTCAGATGAAGAAATTATGGATATCGCAATTTCATTGATTCAAAATCCGATAGTAGCTCCCCTTATACCTCAGGTTCTAAGTAATATTGCCTATGCAGAACAGAATGCTAAGAACGAAGACGATGTAATTGCAATTCCTGGTAGAATCACAAGAGTTCTGGGAGTACCTACACCTGCCTCAAAACCAATGAGGGGAGCTAGTAAGCATTTATCTAGAATTCTCTTGGGTATAATAAGAAAAAGAGGAGAGATAAGGGCTGTAATGAACATAAAATACGATGAGACCTTGAAAACTGTTTTCGGTCAACTAAAGCTTAAAGTAGTTTACGTTGGACCTCATGATTACGCTACAAATGAAGATATAACAAAGGAAATTGTAGACGCATTTACTGATGATGCTGACTGTGTAGTTCATTTAGGAGGAAAAAATATTGAGGCTAATACTTATGTCTTTGGACGAGATCCTATCGATGTGACAAAAAAAGTTCTTAATATCGCAAGGAAGTACAGGGAATTAACTGAAAATGAATAA
- a CDS encoding peptidase M50 gives MSNLLNELEWRFRNLNEGLAFLLAILSIAIAYIRPYSLTYDPLVYLVFPIVTATIAIVPHEIAHRQIARRYGSYSRFALSFTGFLITLLVNLISAFGISPFVIFASGYTLILGRFGVPTQEVEGKISFGGPAVNLAVSIVSFIIAGFTSNPLVYIFFAELYSFNAWVAFFNLLPIPPLDGFKVFRWNKTLWIIGLIVSLALVIL, from the coding sequence TTGAGTAACTTACTAAATGAACTTGAATGGAGATTTAGGAATCTGAATGAAGGCTTAGCGTTTCTTTTAGCGATACTGTCCATAGCCATAGCGTATATAAGACCATATTCGTTGACCTATGATCCCTTAGTCTATTTAGTATTTCCGATCGTAACCGCAACAATAGCCATAGTTCCGCATGAAATAGCACATAGACAAATTGCTAGGAGGTATGGTTCATATTCAAGATTTGCCCTGAGTTTCACAGGATTTCTAATAACATTATTAGTTAATCTGATAAGTGCCTTTGGAATATCTCCATTTGTAATATTTGCGTCGGGTTATACATTGATTTTGGGTAGATTTGGTGTGCCTACCCAAGAGGTTGAAGGAAAAATATCTTTTGGAGGACCAGCTGTTAACCTTGCAGTGAGTATAGTTTCATTCATTATTGCTGGCTTTACATCAAATCCTCTTGTATACATTTTCTTTGCAGAGCTTTATAGTTTTAATGCATGGGTAGCATTCTTTAACCTGTTACCTATTCCTCCCCTAGATGGATTCAAGGTATTCAGATGGAATAAGACACTGTGGATAATAGGTCTCATAGTATCTTTAGCTCTTGTAATATTATGA
- a CDS encoding rhomboid family protein — MVLITIGFIVGLILEFVNPFLLFLLIQYNRLVIDYHFYWQLLTSIFVTPSILDWLFNTAALYFMYWLYKSRSAKLEVPIFLVSGIIGNLVYLLFDPNGPPSAGASGGIFGLLSFYALNDYLEKREKNGLLLLLLIFLLSNLFPFLNVNVYAHIGGVIAGLLLSLILYKTFRRDYYM, encoded by the coding sequence ATGGTATTAATTACCATAGGATTTATAGTGGGTCTAATACTTGAATTTGTAAATCCTTTTCTGTTATTTTTATTAATTCAATATAATAGACTAGTGATAGATTACCACTTTTATTGGCAATTACTAACCTCTATATTTGTTACTCCTTCAATATTGGATTGGTTATTTAACACCGCAGCTTTGTATTTCATGTATTGGTTATATAAAAGTAGGTCAGCAAAACTAGAAGTACCTATCTTTTTAGTCTCAGGAATTATTGGTAATCTAGTATACTTATTATTTGATCCTAATGGACCTCCTTCAGCAGGTGCCTCAGGGGGTATATTTGGCTTGCTTTCTTTCTATGCATTGAACGATTATTTAGAGAAGAGAGAAAAGAATGGGCTTCTACTTCTCCTTCTCATATTTCTGCTTAGTAATTTGTTTCCTTTTCTTAATGTGAATGTTTATGCACACATAGGTGGGGTAATAGCGGGATTATTACTGTCTCTAATTCTTTATAAAACTTTCAGAAGAGATTATTATATGTGA
- a CDS encoding adenylate kinase, whose protein sequence is MIIIVTGTPGTGKTTVAEALSKKLNLNFLLLSSFIIENKAYTEYDDIRQSYIIDEDRVTELIKKYIENNPNVVIETIYPSLVPKADKIIVLKRDPFILHEELKKRNWNELKIAENLEAEILGVIEAEAIEAFGKDKVCTINNTGRTISQILEKIIKNECEQIDWLDDEKIQNFLLSLDKVISKYEDEKS, encoded by the coding sequence ATGATTATAATCGTAACAGGGACACCAGGAACGGGAAAGACAACAGTTGCAGAGGCATTGTCTAAAAAATTAAACCTAAATTTTCTTCTTCTCTCGTCATTTATAATAGAAAATAAGGCTTACACAGAATATGATGATATCAGACAAAGCTATATCATTGATGAAGATAGAGTGACGGAATTGATAAAGAAATATATAGAGAATAATCCTAATGTTGTGATCGAGACAATTTACCCTTCTCTTGTGCCTAAAGCGGATAAGATCATAGTTCTAAAAAGGGATCCTTTCATCTTGCATGAGGAGTTAAAAAAGAGAAATTGGAATGAATTAAAGATAGCGGAAAATTTAGAGGCTGAAATATTAGGTGTAATAGAAGCAGAAGCAATAGAAGCTTTTGGAAAAGATAAGGTATGTACAATAAACAATACAGGAAGGACAATTTCCCAGATATTAGAAAAGATAATTAAAAATGAATGTGAACAAATTGATTGGTTAGATGATGAAAAAATTCAGAATTTCTTATTATCATTAGATAAGGTTATTAGTAAGTATGAAGATGAGAAAAGTTGA
- a CDS encoding ATPase, translated as MSDNPFRMSSPQQPTKQPRDLRKVQPQAPQAVDMKLQLRMKRVKYKIAILSGKGGVGKSFVSSNLAMAIAASGRKVGIVDVDFHGPSVPKMLGVRGQYLTADDNGINPVTGPFNIKVVSIDFLLPKDDTPVVWRGAIKHTAIRQFLGDVNWGELDYLFIDMPPGTGDEALSIAQLIPNLTGMVIVTIPSEVSTLAVKRSINFAKTVNAKIIGVVENMSHFVCPDSGKTYFIFGEGKGKKMADEMGVPLLGQVPLDPIIAKANDMGEPFFVKYPESPTSKEFMSIAQKIINNVEGN; from the coding sequence TTGAGTGATAATCCTTTCAGAATGTCTTCTCCTCAGCAACCCACAAAGCAACCCAGAGACCTAAGAAAGGTACAGCCACAAGCACCACAAGCAGTAGATATGAAGTTACAGCTTAGAATGAAGAGGGTTAAGTATAAGATAGCTATTCTCAGTGGAAAAGGAGGTGTAGGAAAATCATTTGTATCGTCGAATTTAGCTATGGCGATAGCAGCTAGCGGAAGAAAAGTAGGTATAGTCGATGTAGACTTTCACGGTCCATCAGTTCCTAAAATGCTAGGAGTTAGAGGACAGTATTTAACTGCAGATGATAATGGAATTAATCCAGTTACTGGACCATTCAACATAAAAGTAGTTTCCATTGATTTCCTCTTACCTAAAGACGATACGCCTGTTGTTTGGAGAGGAGCTATAAAACATACTGCAATTAGACAGTTTTTGGGAGATGTAAATTGGGGGGAACTAGATTACTTATTTATCGACATGCCACCGGGGACAGGAGACGAAGCATTATCAATAGCCCAATTAATACCAAACCTTACAGGGATGGTTATAGTTACAATTCCGTCGGAAGTGTCAACACTAGCTGTCAAGAGATCTATAAATTTCGCAAAAACTGTTAATGCAAAGATTATAGGAGTAGTTGAAAACATGAGTCATTTCGTTTGCCCAGACTCCGGTAAGACTTACTTCATTTTTGGTGAAGGAAAAGGTAAGAAAATGGCAGATGAAATGGGAGTACCATTATTAGGTCAGGTACCATTAGATCCGATCATAGCTAAGGCTAATGATATGGGTGAACCATTCTTCGTAAAATATCCTGAGAGCCCTACTTCAAAAGAATTTATGAGTATAGCTCAAAAAATTATAAATAACGTAGAAGGAAACTAA
- a CDS encoding TrmB family transcriptional regulator — translation MSIEITEKYVILKRFLSVAYGLSESEIDTFLRILESKEGKDIDAISAELKISKSRTSIILKKLSDAGLVDKEKGDNMKGGRPKYVYSVNKEELKNRLITKSEELCKELNQVIKSFI, via the coding sequence ATGAGTATTGAAATTACTGAAAAATATGTAATTTTAAAAAGATTCTTATCAGTAGCCTATGGTCTTTCTGAATCAGAAATAGACACATTTCTAAGGATACTAGAAAGCAAAGAAGGTAAGGATATTGATGCAATATCTGCAGAACTAAAAATTAGTAAAAGTAGAACAAGCATAATATTAAAGAAGCTTTCAGATGCAGGATTAGTTGATAAGGAAAAAGGAGATAACATGAAGGGAGGAAGACCCAAATATGTCTATAGTGTAAATAAGGAAGAACTCAAAAATAGATTAATAACTAAGTCCGAAGAATTATGCAAAGAACTAAACCAAGTTATTAAGTCTTTTATTTAA
- a CDS encoding 5-formyltetrahydrofolate cyclo-ligase, translated as MLSKAEIREKIWSLLEDKNIAAFPRPVFGRIPNFKGSKEAALRLREIVEYRKSKILKVNPDSPQRWVREFALMDGKTVLVPTPRLKGGFYILDPSKISDYKKASTISGFTYLGELVDIYSIPKVDLVVVGSVALTLRGDRVGKGEGYSELEYAILREIGKVDETTPVVTTIHDIQIVDEIPTEVFDVPVDIIVTPTKVVYTTNKREKPKGIYIEYLTTKKIENTPFLKEYLNKRLNNLV; from the coding sequence ATTTTATCTAAGGCTGAAATAAGAGAGAAAATTTGGAGTCTGCTGGAGGATAAAAACATTGCAGCTTTCCCGAGACCTGTTTTTGGTAGAATTCCTAATTTTAAAGGGTCTAAAGAGGCTGCGCTGAGATTAAGAGAGATAGTAGAATACAGGAAATCCAAAATACTCAAGGTAAATCCTGATTCTCCTCAAAGATGGGTGAGAGAATTTGCCTTAATGGACGGTAAAACTGTGTTAGTACCTACACCTAGACTGAAGGGTGGTTTCTATATTTTAGATCCGTCGAAAATCAGTGATTATAAGAAAGCCTCAACCATATCAGGTTTCACATACTTAGGGGAGTTAGTAGACATTTATTCTATTCCCAAAGTAGATCTAGTAGTAGTAGGCTCAGTGGCTTTAACCTTGAGAGGAGATAGGGTTGGAAAGGGTGAAGGCTATAGTGAGCTGGAGTATGCTATACTTAGGGAAATTGGAAAGGTTGATGAAACAACTCCAGTGGTAACAACTATTCATGACATACAAATAGTTGACGAGATTCCAACAGAGGTATTTGACGTTCCTGTTGATATTATAGTGACACCCACCAAAGTAGTATATACAACAAATAAGAGAGAAAAGCCAAAGGGTATTTACATAGAATATCTAACGACGAAAAAGATAGAGAATACTCCTTTTTTGAAGGAGTATTTAAATAAAAGACTTAATAACTTGGTTTAG
- a CDS encoding lysine transporter LysE, which yields MSEVYSLATGILMGLSIAAPPGPINAMMANESTRSFLNGIAVGAGAMTADFVFFWITYLFKSIIPSNILFVFYIVGGVYMLYLSYSVLRAKQVSSSTGGSYVKGLSVAIVNPYQISWWLTFGISMLNQFSVIVAPGFFIGILIWILAFPFLINRIEQRYVKYVKIFSFTILLIFGAYILYQGVHYFI from the coding sequence ATGAGTGAAGTTTATTCTCTTGCTACTGGAATTTTAATGGGTTTATCGATTGCTGCTCCTCCTGGTCCTATAAATGCAATGATGGCTAATGAGTCCACTAGATCATTTTTAAATGGAATCGCAGTAGGCGCAGGCGCTATGACTGCAGATTTTGTATTCTTTTGGATCACATACCTGTTTAAGTCTATTATACCATCAAATATTCTGTTTGTTTTCTACATAGTAGGGGGAGTGTACATGTTATACTTATCTTATAGTGTTCTTAGAGCAAAGCAAGTATCATCTAGTACAGGCGGTAGTTATGTTAAAGGTCTTTCAGTGGCTATAGTTAATCCTTATCAAATAAGCTGGTGGCTTACATTCGGGATTTCCATGCTTAATCAATTCTCTGTGATAGTAGCACCAGGTTTCTTTATAGGAATTTTAATATGGATATTAGCCTTTCCGTTCTTAATAAACAGGATAGAGCAAAGATATGTAAAATACGTAAAAATATTTTCCTTCACCATTTTACTTATTTTCGGCGCATACATACTATATCAGGGTGTTCATTATTTTATCTAA
- a CDS encoding CRISPR-associated protein → MTEASVDELKRLYNQGKSMKSIARELGISYTKVRNILLNAGVNIRKKRINEQEVVELAKQGHSARYISKMLKISESSALRILKKHNVGRKIKKLSDDDINKIKEMYLKGESIYRIAKTLGKSTNLVVYHLKRLGVYKRGYT, encoded by the coding sequence ATGACTGAAGCATCCGTAGATGAGTTGAAAAGATTATATAATCAAGGAAAGTCCATGAAGAGTATAGCTAGAGAATTAGGAATTAGTTATACCAAAGTGAGAAATATTCTCTTAAATGCAGGAGTTAATATAAGAAAGAAGAGGATTAATGAGCAGGAAGTGGTCGAGCTAGCTAAACAAGGTCATAGTGCAAGATATATTAGTAAGATGTTAAAAATAAGCGAATCTTCAGCACTACGAATACTGAAAAAGCATAACGTGGGAAGAAAAATAAAGAAGCTAAGTGATGACGATATAAATAAAATTAAGGAAATGTATCTTAAGGGAGAATCGATCTATAGAATTGCAAAGACTCTAGGTAAGTCCACTAACTTGGTAGTATATCATTTGAAGAGATTAGGAGTGTATAAAAGAGGTTATACATGA
- a CDS encoding tryptophanyl-tRNA synthetase (catalyzes a two-step reaction, first charging a tryptophan molecule by linking its carboxyl group to the alpha-phosphate of ATP, followed by transfer of the aminoacyl-adenylate to its tRNA) codes for MAQDFTVTPWEVKGKVDYDKLIVQFGTQKMTSELKERAKRAINDELHVMLRRDVFFSHRDFDLILNDYEKGNGFFLYTGRAPSLGMHIGHLIPFIFTKWLQEKFKVNVYIEITDDEKFLRNVDYTLDQTKEWSYENILDIIAVGFDPNKTFIFQDTEYIKNMYPLSVKVAKKLTFNEVRATFGLDTSSNIGIIFYPALQIVPTMFEKRRCLIPAGIDQDPYWRLQRDIAESLGYFKAAQIHSKFLPPLTGPEGKMSSSQPETAIYLTDDPKTVERKIMKYAFSGGQATVELHRKYGGNPDIDVAFQWLYMFFEPDDQRIRKIEEDYRSGAMLTGELKQILVDKLDAFLEEHREKREKAKDLVNVFKFDGDLARDMWKRIHV; via the coding sequence ATGGCACAAGATTTTACTGTAACACCTTGGGAAGTTAAAGGGAAAGTAGATTATGATAAATTAATTGTGCAATTTGGTACACAGAAAATGACTAGTGAACTCAAAGAGAGGGCAAAGAGAGCTATAAATGACGAACTACACGTAATGCTAAGGAGAGACGTATTTTTCTCACACAGGGACTTTGATTTGATTCTAAATGATTATGAAAAGGGTAATGGTTTCTTTCTGTATACTGGTAGAGCACCTTCATTAGGAATGCATATCGGTCATTTGATTCCTTTCATATTTACTAAGTGGTTACAGGAGAAGTTTAAGGTAAATGTATATATTGAAATAACCGATGACGAAAAATTCCTAAGGAACGTGGATTATACATTGGATCAGACAAAGGAATGGTCATATGAGAATATCTTAGATATAATAGCTGTTGGGTTCGATCCCAATAAAACATTCATATTCCAGGACACTGAGTACATTAAAAATATGTACCCACTGTCCGTAAAAGTTGCTAAAAAACTAACTTTTAATGAAGTGAGAGCTACATTTGGACTTGATACTTCCTCCAATATAGGTATTATATTCTATCCTGCTTTACAGATAGTCCCTACAATGTTCGAGAAAAGGAGATGTTTGATTCCTGCAGGTATTGATCAAGATCCTTATTGGAGATTACAAAGAGATATAGCTGAAAGCTTAGGGTACTTCAAGGCTGCCCAAATACATAGTAAGTTCCTCCCTCCTCTTACAGGACCAGAAGGAAAGATGAGTTCCTCACAGCCTGAAACGGCTATATATCTTACAGATGATCCTAAAACTGTTGAGAGAAAAATAATGAAATACGCATTTTCTGGTGGGCAAGCTACAGTGGAACTTCACAGGAAATACGGCGGAAATCCAGATATAGACGTTGCTTTTCAGTGGCTCTACATGTTCTTTGAACCTGATGATCAGCGGATAAGAAAGATTGAGGAAGATTATAGGTCTGGTGCTATGCTTACAGGAGAACTTAAGCAAATTTTGGTAGACAAGCTTGATGCATTCCTGGAAGAACATAGAGAAAAAAGGGAGAAGGCTAAAGATTTAGTTAACGTATTCAAATTTGATGGAGATTTAGCAAGAGATATGTGGAAAAGAATTCATGTATAA
- a CDS encoding alanyl-tRNA editing protein AlaX, protein MNQKIYLSDCYVKEFRAKILKISPQGIVLDKTAFYPGGGGVENDTGYFVIDDKKYKVTSVKEINHEIYHEVENSQELKEGQEIKGEIDWERRYRMMRLHTASHVVASIAFTKYNSKITGGNISPEYAKDDFDVDDKNKLIEIIDEANQVIKKNIPVKIYFLKRDEAMKIPGIVKLAERMPPNVDTWRIVEIEGIDIQADGGPHVSNTKEIGEIKIIKVENRGKGRKRIYYTVSP, encoded by the coding sequence ATGAACCAAAAAATATATCTTTCTGATTGCTACGTAAAAGAATTTAGAGCAAAAATATTAAAAATTAGTCCTCAGGGGATAGTTCTAGATAAAACCGCTTTCTATCCTGGAGGCGGGGGAGTAGAAAATGATACAGGATATTTTGTAATAGACGACAAAAAATATAAGGTAACATCTGTTAAAGAAATAAATCACGAAATATACCATGAAGTCGAGAATTCTCAAGAGTTAAAAGAAGGACAGGAAATTAAAGGAGAGATTGACTGGGAAAGGCGTTATAGAATGATGAGATTACACACAGCGTCACATGTTGTTGCGTCCATAGCCTTTACTAAATATAACTCCAAGATTACTGGAGGTAACATTTCTCCTGAATATGCAAAAGACGATTTCGATGTAGATGATAAAAATAAATTAATAGAGATAATAGATGAAGCAAATCAGGTAATTAAGAAAAATATTCCGGTAAAAATTTACTTTCTAAAGCGAGACGAGGCAATGAAAATACCAGGAATAGTGAAATTAGCCGAGAGAATGCCCCCAAATGTAGATACTTGGAGGATAGTAGAAATAGAGGGAATAGATATTCAAGCCGATGGAGGACCCCATGTCTCAAACACAAAAGAAATAGGTGAAATTAAAATTATCAAGGTCGAGAATAGAGGGAAAGGCAGAAAACGAATATATTATACTGTTTCACCTTAG
- a CDS encoding sugar translocase, with translation MFGRFLKYSLVGALGVVVNEGVLLLFRDYLPLTVGLALAIEFSILSNFILNDIWTFRDSRVGSIGGRLLRFHLSSLVGGAVQYVIVIGLVILFVNYSNLTELLFLLFFSSLKLSSIYLAAINFIGIVGGFGVRFILSLKYVWG, from the coding sequence ATGTTCGGGAGGTTCCTGAAATATTCACTAGTAGGTGCACTAGGCGTTGTTGTTAATGAAGGAGTCTTGTTACTATTCCGTGACTATTTACCTCTTACTGTTGGTCTTGCACTTGCCATAGAATTCTCTATCCTCTCGAATTTTATTCTAAATGATATATGGACTTTCAGGGATAGCCGAGTTGGTAGTATTGGTGGTAGGTTACTAAGATTTCATTTATCTTCGCTTGTAGGTGGAGCAGTACAATATGTGATAGTTATAGGATTAGTCATCTTATTTGTGAATTACTCGAATTTAACTGAATTACTGTTTTTACTATTTTTTTCCTCACTGAAACTTTCATCAATTTATCTTGCAGCAATAAATTTCATAGGTATTGTAGGGGGTTTTGGAGTAAGATTTATTTTAAGCCTCAAGTATGTTTGGGGCTAA
- a CDS encoding aspartate aminotransferase: MRHGGVEWVHGRPLKIDDFSVNLNPLGTPEFVEELIRDALMNKVYSYYPPLQLRDIKEFIADLYNVDISLVGIFNGASEVISLLEPCNVPEPNYSEYKRAGSYYAMELDDIFIYSLEGNCVITSNPVNPTGSFVERERIIDFLSNGGKLILDESFADISLIEPNYDLASEFDNLLFISSFTKSLAIPGLRIGFTIGKSSKELEDKSPPWRLNSIAYYVFSNLHAKEVRNFFRRSKDYLSGLISGLSSQFKMYKTVAPFVLVKFPIPATRVNQMLRPLGYQIRDSEGFKGLNEFYGRVAVKHNTNVLFKKINDLVSVQ, encoded by the coding sequence ATGAGACATGGTGGCGTGGAATGGGTTCATGGAAGACCACTTAAAATAGATGATTTCAGTGTTAATCTGAATCCTCTAGGTACACCAGAATTCGTCGAGGAACTCATAAGAGACGCCTTAATGAATAAAGTGTATTCGTATTATCCGCCGTTGCAACTAAGAGATATAAAGGAGTTCATTGCTGATCTGTATAACGTTGACATTTCGCTTGTGGGAATTTTCAACGGAGCATCAGAAGTAATTTCGTTGTTGGAACCATGTAACGTACCAGAGCCTAATTATTCTGAGTACAAAAGGGCAGGAAGTTATTATGCAATGGAGTTAGACGATATTTTTATTTACTCTTTAGAGGGTAACTGTGTAATTACAAGCAATCCTGTAAATCCCACTGGATCTTTTGTAGAGAGAGAAAGGATAATCGACTTCCTATCCAATGGGGGCAAGCTTATCCTAGACGAGTCCTTTGCAGATATTAGTTTAATTGAACCTAATTACGACTTAGCAAGTGAGTTTGATAATTTACTTTTTATTTCGTCTTTTACCAAGTCTTTAGCAATACCAGGTCTAAGGATAGGTTTTACAATAGGTAAGAGCTCTAAGGAGCTTGAAGATAAATCTCCACCTTGGAGGCTAAATAGTATAGCCTATTATGTATTTTCTAATCTTCATGCAAAGGAAGTTAGGAATTTCTTTAGAAGAAGCAAGGATTATCTAAGTGGTCTAATATCTGGTTTATCTTCTCAGTTTAAAATGTACAAAACGGTAGCACCATTCGTTTTGGTTAAATTTCCTATACCTGCCACAAGGGTTAATCAGATGCTAAGACCATTGGGTTATCAAATAAGGGATTCAGAGGGATTTAAAGGGCTAAATGAATTTTATGGGAGGGTAGCTGTAAAACATAACACTAATGTTCTATTCAAAAAGATAAATGATTTAGTAAGTGTTCAATAA
- a CDS encoding bacterio-opsin activator — translation MLLYVTLLTPLDEWITNMDWTRNSFTILDIKPEENFSTYRLLIELKGNPPDTYKESFSKVSKDTYMGIIKVRSSGVIRVLGNYSIINGTVSNDSVVWVVVLNGYTELRKLLRDFIDSKIDVKILKVLKAKPSSIITGRQEQILKIALELGYFDFPRRIRLNELSKKLNISTSTLAEIIRRAERNIIEAFLRERDL, via the coding sequence ATGCTATTATACGTAACGCTTCTTACTCCTCTTGACGAATGGATAACAAATATGGATTGGACAAGAAATTCTTTTACGATTCTAGATATTAAACCTGAGGAAAATTTCTCTACCTACAGACTTTTAATAGAACTCAAAGGGAATCCTCCTGATACATATAAGGAGTCCTTTTCAAAGGTATCTAAGGATACTTATATGGGAATCATCAAAGTAAGGTCTAGTGGAGTTATAAGAGTCTTAGGTAATTACTCTATAATTAATGGAACAGTAAGCAATGACTCTGTTGTATGGGTTGTAGTTCTTAACGGATATACAGAACTAAGAAAATTGTTAAGAGACTTTATTGATAGTAAGATAGACGTTAAAATTCTCAAGGTTCTAAAGGCTAAACCATCTTCAATAATTACAGGGAGACAGGAGCAAATTCTGAAGATCGCATTAGAGTTAGGGTACTTTGACTTTCCCAGAAGAATTAGGCTGAATGAGTTATCAAAGAAATTAAACATTAGTACATCTACACTTGCTGAAATTATTAGAAGAGCAGAGAGAAATATAATTGAAGCATTTCTAAGGGAGAGAGACTTATGA
- a CDS encoding ferredoxin, whose product MGIDPNYRTSKPVVGDHSGHKIYGPVESPKVLGVHGTIVGVDFDLCIADGSCITACPVNVFQWYETPGHPASEKKADPVNEQACIFCMACVNVCPVAAIDVKPP is encoded by the coding sequence ATGGGTATAGATCCGAATTATAGAACAAGTAAGCCAGTAGTAGGTGACCATTCAGGTCACAAAATCTATGGACCAGTGGAATCCCCTAAGGTGTTGGGTGTACATGGAACTATAGTAGGGGTAGACTTCGATCTATGTATAGCAGACGGTTCATGTATAACTGCGTGTCCTGTAAATGTGTTTCAATGGTATGAGACACCAGGTCATCCTGCATCCGAGAAAAAAGCAGATCCAGTTAATGAACAAGCCTGTATATTCTGTATGGCATGTGTGAACGTTTGCCCAGTAGCAGCAATAGATGTGAAGCCTCCTTAA